A stretch of Ranitomeya variabilis isolate aRanVar5 chromosome 3, aRanVar5.hap1, whole genome shotgun sequence DNA encodes these proteins:
- the LOC143815884 gene encoding uncharacterized protein LOC143815884 — translation MSSASSDEFRPGPSEVEHVSEISSSTAAQTGQEQRTQGRVKRWQRVPQREDDLIENDLLISLVQERVPLWDTRDPLHSNNVTIRRLWNEVAKEMWDGWDNAPTRVRNAFDKYCTAV, via the exons atgtcttctgcttcttctgatgagtttcgtcctgggccgtcggaagtcgagcatgtcagcgag atctcttcttcaactgcggcacagactgggcaggagcagcggactcaaggtcgggtgaaaagatggcagcgg gttccacaacgggaggatgacctaattgaaaatgacctcctcatctccctggtccaggagcgagtgccgttgtgggacacccgggatccactgcactcaaacaacgtcacgatccggcgcctatggaatgaggtggccaaagagatgtgggatggctgggacaacgccccgactcgtgtCCGAAATGCATTTGATAAGTATtgtactgcagtgtga